In one window of Enoplosus armatus isolate fEnoArm2 chromosome 7, fEnoArm2.hap1, whole genome shotgun sequence DNA:
- the tmed5 gene encoding transmembrane emp24 domain-containing protein 5 has protein sequence MEVVRVVLCVLVVFAALVSERFVVLAHFSQSMDSDFTFTLPAGRKECFYQTMKKDASLEIEYQVLDGAGLDVDFLISSPSGEVLFSDYRKSDGVHTVETEDGDYMFCFDNTFSSVSEKLIFFELILDNMDTDEDPDDWKEYVHGTDILDMKLEDIMDAINNVKARLGKSVQIQTVLRAFEARDRNLQESNFDRVNFWSVVNLIAMMLISAVQVYLVRSLFEDKRKVRT, from the exons ATGGAGGTAGTCCGGGTAGTTTTGTGTGTCCTGGTCGTGTTTGCTGCTCTTGTCTCGGAGAGGTTTGTGGTGCTGGCTCACTTCTCTCAGTCCATGGACAGCGACTTCACATTCACTCTACCCGCCGGTCGCAAGGAGTGTTTCTACCAGACCATGAAGAAAGATGCCTCCCTGGAGATTGAATATCAG GTATTAGATGGTGCAGGTCTCGATGTAGATTTTTtaatctcctctccttctggcGAAGTGCTGTTCAGTGACTACCGCAAGTCAGATGGAGTGCACAC TGTTGAAACTGAGGATGGAGACTACATGTTCTGCTTTGACAACACGTTCAGTTCTGTCTCTGAGAAGCTCATCTTCTTTGAGTTGATCCTGGACAACATGGATACAGATGAAGACCCAGACGACTGGAAGGAGTATGTCCATGGAACAGACATACTGGACATGAAGCTGGAAGACATTATG GATGCCATCAACAACGTGAAGGCTCGTCTGGGAAAGAGTGTGCAGATCCAGACGGTGCTGCGGGCATTCGAGGCTCGTGACAGAAACCTCCAGGAGAGTAACTTTGACAGGGTGAACTTTTGGTCGGTGGTAAATCTCATTGCTATGATGTTGATATCAGCGGTTCAGGTCTACCTAGTGCGCTCACTGTTTGAAGATAAAAGGAAAGTTCGTACATAA
- the pigc gene encoding phosphatidylinositol N-acetylglucosaminyltransferase subunit C, translated as MGPDSAPGPAVPWRKVLWERQPFPDNYVDQRFLEELRRNEGIRQYRYWAVVKEAGFVGQQLSCVAIFITLWLYMEQGLLPPEMLLWTSLVCALLGYGLHQALTSKVESGCEPRTRLADLQSAAIFLSFTFGFSPVLKTLTESVSTDTVYAMSAVMLLAHLVSFPYAHPSPPGSLSLNAALFASVCLASRLPGALHTFAMLSCALMVFALWPCLLQRLRENAPSQFTGVCLGVCIGGVSGLGSQSPGGAVLLALALGSVTLLCPLLLVRLQRHKDNIHGPWDEAEIREDLSHFLH; from the exons ATGGGGCCAGACAGTGCCCCAGGTCCAGCTGTGCCCTGGCGGAAGGTGCTGTGGGAGCGCCAGCCATTCCCAGATAACTATGTGGACCAGCGGTTCCTGGAGGAATTACGGAGGAATGAGGGCATCCGGCAGTACCGCTACTGGGCTGTGGTGAAAGAAGCAGGTTTTGTGGGACAGCAACTGTCCTGTGTGGCCATTTTTATCACCCTTTGGCTCTACATGGAGCAG GGTCTTCTGCCCCCTGAGATGCTGTTGTGGACCAGCCTTGTCTGCGCCCTGCTGGGTTATGGACTGCACCAAGCCTTGACGTCTAAAGTCGAATCAGGCTGTGAGCCCCGGACTCGTCTGGCTGACTTACAGAGTGCCgctatttttctttccttcacctTTGGCTTCTCGCCAGTTCTAAAGACACTAACGGAGTCTGTGAGTACCGACACAGTGTATGCCATGTCTGCTGTGATGCTGCTGGCCCACCTGGTGTCGTTCCCTTATGCTCACCCCTCACCCCCTGGCAGCCTCTCCCTAAATGCAGCCCTGTTTGCCTCAGTGTGTCTAGCCTCAAGGTTACCCGGGGCTCTGCATACCTTCGCCATGCTCAGCTGTGCCCTGATGGTGTTTGCCCTGTGGCCCTGCCTGCTGCAGAGGTTGAGGGAGAACGCCCCTAGCCAGTTTACGGGGGTGTGTTTGGGAGTTTGCATCGGAGGGGTGAGCGGTCTGGGGTCCCAGTCGCCAGGGGGAGCCGTGCTCTTAGCCCTGGCCTTAGGGAGTGTTACATTGCTCTGCCCCCTGCTGCTAGTGAGGCTACAGAGACACAAGGACAACATCCATGGACCCTGGGATGAGGCTGAGATTCGTGAGGACCTCAGCCACTTCCTTCACTAA